A section of the Stenotrophomonas sp. 364 genome encodes:
- a CDS encoding YjbF family lipoprotein, translating to MAAFDVHARRHKAPMVLMSCIALASTMLLASCTTGSRATSDSFRLLFQGRVQATPAQVAATPYPQAQLKAPDMAAVMVLGFVDEGQQTWYAGNHAVFKLDANGLLTGTTGNGRQLHSRIVGPSPFSNLAHLQGSAPVQREYDWIPGYRMGVQAHGTVQRGPLESVEILGRKRDLIRFDERLDGGMRAHNIYWADPATGFIWKSRQQLSPDYEVELVQLKPYRTSKD from the coding sequence ATGGCAGCCTTTGACGTGCACGCACGGCGCCACAAGGCGCCCATGGTGCTGATGTCGTGCATCGCCTTGGCCAGCACAATGCTGCTGGCCAGCTGCACCACGGGCAGCCGCGCCACCAGTGATTCGTTCCGCCTGCTGTTCCAGGGTCGGGTACAGGCAACACCCGCGCAGGTGGCAGCCACGCCCTATCCACAGGCACAGCTGAAGGCGCCGGACATGGCGGCCGTTATGGTGCTGGGCTTCGTCGATGAAGGGCAGCAGACCTGGTATGCCGGCAACCATGCCGTGTTCAAGCTCGATGCCAACGGGCTGCTGACGGGGACAACGGGCAATGGGCGCCAGCTCCACTCGCGTATCGTTGGCCCCTCGCCTTTCAGCAACCTTGCACACCTTCAAGGCAGTGCGCCCGTGCAGCGTGAATACGACTGGATCCCCGGCTACCGGATGGGTGTCCAGGCGCATGGCACCGTCCAACGAGGTCCGCTGGAGTCGGTGGAGATCCTGGGCCGCAAGCGCGACCTGATCCGATTCGATGAACGCCTCGACGGTGGCATGCGGGCCCACAATATCTACTGGGCCGATCCTGCGACGGGCTTCATCTGGAAAAGCCGCCAACAACTGAGCCCGGACTATGAGGTTGAGCTGGTTCAGCTCAAGCCCTACCGGACATCGAAGGACTGA
- a CDS encoding Coenzyme F420 hydrogenase/dehydrogenase, beta subunit C-terminal domain, protein MSQAITLGQIVKGGYCVGCGGCARAASGVQMSINDVGMPQPSHAALESLSAATCPFGTDRNETVLAEELFGGLQGISHHPSTGFYSDLHAGHAITGPHRLSGSSGGLTSWVLEELLTRGEVDAVIHVGRGASDGIFEYLISSSVDELRTRVKSIYYPTGFHEVLEQVRADTTRTFAITGVPCHIKALRLAAETDPLLQGKLKYFVGIFCGHLKSRGFVESFGWQLGIHPDAVSDVDFRVKDTSRPANDYSIEVRSNTKVARTENFRLYGSDWGLGLFKPLACDFCDDVACETADVVMGDAWLPEYVKDSLGTNVVIVRHPVIAALLAGASARGEISLDPIDPGKIHQSQAATFRHRNEGLQVRLAHMDSRGIWRPRKRVQAGDGGLEPMRRRLYVTRMRLSQVSHRALKEAKQGGGLGWFFLRLLPYDVLYNYQNGQLLRRTYRTLRAMLQSLVLRPLRKKS, encoded by the coding sequence ATGAGCCAGGCAATTACACTTGGGCAGATCGTCAAGGGCGGCTACTGCGTTGGCTGCGGCGGCTGCGCAAGGGCGGCTAGCGGTGTGCAGATGTCCATCAACGACGTTGGCATGCCACAACCGTCCCATGCGGCTCTGGAATCACTGTCTGCAGCAACGTGTCCGTTCGGGACCGACAGGAATGAGACGGTCCTGGCCGAGGAGCTGTTCGGCGGGCTGCAGGGCATCTCGCATCATCCTTCGACGGGCTTCTACTCGGATTTGCATGCCGGCCACGCGATCACCGGGCCGCATCGTCTTTCGGGCAGCTCCGGCGGTCTCACCTCCTGGGTGCTTGAAGAACTGCTCACTCGTGGTGAGGTCGATGCGGTCATCCACGTCGGGCGTGGCGCCAGCGACGGCATTTTCGAGTACCTGATTTCCAGTTCAGTGGATGAACTGCGGACGCGGGTCAAGTCGATCTACTACCCCACGGGGTTCCACGAGGTGCTGGAGCAGGTGCGCGCCGATACCACGCGGACGTTCGCCATTACCGGTGTTCCGTGCCACATCAAGGCGCTGCGCCTGGCTGCCGAGACCGATCCGCTGCTGCAGGGAAAGCTCAAGTACTTCGTGGGTATTTTCTGCGGTCATCTCAAGTCGCGAGGCTTTGTGGAGTCGTTCGGGTGGCAGTTGGGCATTCATCCCGACGCGGTGAGCGATGTGGACTTCCGCGTCAAGGACACGTCCCGCCCGGCCAATGATTACTCGATCGAAGTACGGTCCAATACGAAGGTTGCGCGCACGGAGAACTTCCGGCTGTACGGCTCGGACTGGGGGCTGGGCCTGTTCAAGCCGCTGGCCTGCGATTTCTGTGATGACGTTGCCTGCGAGACCGCCGATGTTGTCATGGGCGATGCATGGCTGCCGGAGTATGTGAAGGACAGCCTCGGCACGAACGTGGTGATCGTGCGCCATCCTGTCATCGCAGCGCTGCTCGCGGGCGCGAGCGCACGGGGCGAAATTTCGCTTGATCCGATCGACCCCGGCAAGATCCACCAATCGCAGGCGGCAACCTTCCGTCATCGCAACGAAGGGCTCCAGGTTCGCCTTGCCCATATGGATTCGCGTGGCATCTGGCGTCCCCGTAAACGCGTCCAGGCCGGCGACGGTGGGTTGGAGCCCATGAGAAGGCGTCTTTACGTCACTCGCATGCGCCTTTCCCAGGTCTCCCACCGGGCCCTGAAGGAGGCCAAGCAAGGGGGCGGGCTTGGATGGTTCTTCCTGCGCCTGTTGCCTTACGACGTGCTTTACAACTATCAGAATGGCCAGCTTCTGCGCAGGACGTACCGTACGTTGCGGGCCATGCTGCAGTCCCTGGTCCTCCGACCCTTGAGGAAGAAATCATGA
- a CDS encoding glycosyltransferase translates to MSLLSIVVPVYNGEAYLDAFVYSVAPLIATGQVELLFVNDGSTDQTGRLLDEMALHQPSVAVLHVPNGGQGRAKNIGALAAVGQYLWFVDVDDLLIVASAPAFLLQLAGDADLVLVGYERVDVDSGRSLGQYLPAVPGIDGTPEEIARFDVYGHSAWNKIVRRELYLQSGHAFLEGVIHEDLAVVPLWLSRARKITFDRQVRYRYGVRASSSIHGNFSRHPDLIVALSHLMDNGDQDDARIGPSIIKELFFYSLPRYAGGLGKGCSWASYMQCYRDSMTMYRRIPAARRSRFTAQFSPASRIYIGATAAGCFFLPLVVSLAKRVRDARNA, encoded by the coding sequence GTGAGCCTGCTGTCCATTGTTGTGCCCGTTTACAACGGTGAGGCATATCTCGACGCCTTCGTCTATTCGGTGGCGCCGTTGATTGCCACCGGCCAGGTCGAGCTCCTCTTCGTGAATGACGGATCCACCGATCAGACCGGCCGCCTGCTGGATGAGATGGCGCTCCATCAGCCTTCCGTCGCGGTGCTGCATGTGCCCAATGGAGGCCAGGGCAGAGCCAAGAACATCGGCGCGCTGGCAGCTGTCGGGCAATATCTATGGTTTGTCGACGTCGACGACCTTCTCATCGTTGCATCCGCCCCTGCATTTCTCCTGCAGCTCGCGGGAGACGCCGACCTGGTGCTGGTTGGCTACGAACGTGTGGATGTGGACTCGGGGCGCTCCCTGGGCCAGTACCTGCCGGCCGTGCCCGGTATCGACGGCACGCCGGAGGAGATTGCGCGATTCGATGTCTATGGTCATAGCGCCTGGAACAAGATTGTCCGGCGCGAGCTGTATCTTCAATCCGGTCACGCGTTCCTTGAAGGTGTGATCCATGAGGATCTCGCGGTCGTGCCGCTTTGGCTGTCCCGCGCGAGGAAGATCACGTTTGACCGGCAGGTTCGCTACAGATACGGGGTGCGTGCATCGTCAAGCATCCACGGAAACTTCAGCCGCCACCCTGACCTGATCGTGGCACTGTCGCATCTGATGGACAATGGCGACCAGGATGATGCTCGCATCGGTCCCTCGATCATCAAAGAGCTGTTCTTCTACTCCTTGCCGCGCTATGCAGGTGGCTTGGGCAAGGGATGCTCCTGGGCGAGCTACATGCAGTGCTACAGGGATTCGATGACGATGTACCGTCGGATTCCGGCGGCGCGTCGCTCCCGGTTCACCGCCCAGTTTTCCCCGGCGTCCAGAATCTACATAGGTGCCACCGCGGCAGGCTGCTTCTTCCTGCCGCTGGTCGTTTCCCTGGCAAAGAGGGTGCGTGATGCGCGCAATGCCTGA
- a CDS encoding glycosyltransferase has protein sequence MIPKTIHYCWFGGNALPPLYSRCIDTWAEKLPGYRIVRWDESSTQFDTPFLQHCLKKKQWAFLSDYIRLRAIADEGGIYLDADIEVVKSFDPLLGHGCFLGLEAPGRPTTGVIGSVPGHWLPRECMRLIDERFAARKPYLIAPEVAMASVAAGDPSTVSILSEEHFYPYNPYDASRPVKELMFSSITENTYAIHHWGKSWRQSFASRALKKLGF, from the coding sequence GTGATTCCAAAGACCATCCACTACTGTTGGTTCGGGGGCAATGCGTTGCCGCCGCTGTACAGCCGATGCATCGATACATGGGCGGAGAAGCTGCCGGGCTATCGCATCGTGCGTTGGGATGAGTCGTCCACGCAGTTCGACACCCCCTTCCTGCAGCACTGCCTGAAGAAGAAACAGTGGGCCTTTTTGTCGGACTATATCCGGCTGCGCGCCATCGCCGACGAGGGTGGCATCTACCTTGATGCAGATATTGAGGTTGTGAAGTCGTTCGATCCACTTCTGGGCCATGGCTGCTTCCTGGGTCTGGAGGCACCTGGCCGGCCCACCACCGGCGTCATCGGATCCGTCCCGGGGCACTGGTTGCCTCGTGAGTGCATGCGGCTGATCGATGAGCGCTTTGCTGCCCGAAAGCCTTACCTGATCGCCCCTGAAGTGGCGATGGCGTCCGTTGCTGCCGGTGATCCTTCGACAGTTTCGATCCTGTCAGAAGAGCACTTCTATCCCTACAACCCATACGACGCCAGTCGTCCGGTCAAGGAGCTGATGTTCTCGAGCATCACCGAGAACACGTACGCAATCCATCACTGGGGCAAATCGTGGCGCCAGAGCTTTGCGTCCCGCGCCCTGAAGAAACTGGGATTCTGA
- a CDS encoding oligosaccharide flippase family protein — MKRSIQHVSVIGLFTIVGAGLTFLTQILAARVLGPREYGIFMAAFTTINIVSPLTAFGLQAFWLKVFGREGWHAMRWIRPTFMFCALSTVITIAGVAAWALVGLGVEDPTAWCLLILSTSLLAVASIEVVTTRFLLEEKPVPLMVWQTLPQVVRFLVVVGVLLAGQGLDAVTLAWLYALVGGLLVLAGIPNMVALATGRMGVVGHERPTDPVVLKQPGILAVASETWAFGLGNLFFLVYFQSSILFISHHLGPEATATFGVAVTILAALYLLPTTIYQKLMMPRLHRWAFQDRAAFRAAYRAGNKYMLLLGLAAAACTALLAQYLVPLLFGKEYAKAAWVLMWLAPCIPMRFVATSAGAILSTGNLMRVKIRIMGLVAVCNLVLNHLLISRFGMQGAIQAAIATEALLVGLYCYTAHRSFSKSEPA, encoded by the coding sequence ATGAAACGTTCCATCCAGCACGTTTCCGTCATCGGTCTGTTCACCATCGTGGGCGCCGGGCTGACGTTCCTCACCCAGATACTCGCCGCGCGCGTATTGGGGCCGCGGGAGTACGGCATCTTCATGGCGGCGTTCACAACGATCAACATCGTCTCACCGTTGACTGCCTTTGGCCTCCAAGCGTTCTGGTTGAAGGTATTCGGGCGCGAAGGTTGGCATGCCATGCGCTGGATCCGCCCCACCTTCATGTTCTGCGCGTTGAGCACGGTCATCACCATTGCCGGCGTGGCGGCTTGGGCGCTAGTCGGGCTGGGTGTTGAAGACCCGACGGCCTGGTGCCTGCTCATCCTGTCCACGAGTCTTCTGGCCGTGGCCAGCATCGAGGTCGTCACCACACGGTTCCTGCTTGAGGAAAAGCCTGTTCCGCTGATGGTCTGGCAGACGTTGCCGCAGGTGGTCAGGTTCCTCGTGGTGGTCGGCGTTCTGTTGGCAGGGCAAGGTCTGGATGCGGTTACCCTGGCGTGGTTGTACGCGCTGGTGGGCGGTTTGCTGGTACTCGCCGGCATTCCGAACATGGTCGCGCTTGCGACCGGACGCATGGGCGTGGTCGGGCACGAGCGACCCACCGACCCGGTGGTTCTGAAGCAGCCGGGCATTCTGGCCGTGGCATCGGAGACCTGGGCATTCGGTCTGGGCAACCTGTTCTTCCTGGTCTACTTCCAGAGCAGCATTCTTTTCATCAGCCACCACCTGGGGCCCGAGGCTACTGCGACCTTTGGCGTAGCGGTCACCATCCTGGCCGCGCTGTACCTGCTGCCCACCACGATCTACCAGAAGCTGATGATGCCGCGCCTTCATCGCTGGGCATTCCAGGATCGGGCCGCGTTCCGCGCCGCTTATCGTGCCGGCAACAAGTACATGCTCCTTCTAGGGCTTGCCGCGGCGGCCTGTACGGCCCTGCTGGCTCAGTACCTGGTGCCCCTGTTGTTCGGCAAGGAATATGCGAAAGCCGCGTGGGTGCTCATGTGGCTTGCACCGTGCATTCCGATGCGCTTCGTTGCCACCAGTGCCGGTGCGATTCTCAGCACGGGCAACCTGATGCGGGTGAAGATCCGGATCATGGGGCTGGTAGCGGTCTGCAATCTCGTACTGAACCATCTTCTGATCAGCCGGTTTGGCATGCAGGGCGCAATCCAGGCTGCCATTGCGACCGAAGCACTGTTGGTGGGCCTGTATTGCTACACCGCCCACCGTTCATTCAGCAAGAGCGAGCCCGCATGA
- a CDS encoding WecB/TagA/CpsF family glycosyltransferase — protein sequence MAGTSEAVAALQQLTALLGRRHDDWRTFKAYGERALLISFVNPHAVRMTIDRPGYASDLAGMDVLLPDGNLLAASASRQLGRVIARESFDGNSLAPEVFAFCRTHALKVALVGGVDGVAERAAAVFATEFDVDVAYARSGFFNGEGDVHACYDRLRALNVDVVICGMGAPHQERFLLGLKNSGWTGLGFTCGGYLDQALDGGVKYYPEWVNRFNLRAPYRLFREPGRLWRRYLIEYLPFVVADLRLRMARGPALPGAEP from the coding sequence ATGGCGGGCACCTCTGAAGCGGTCGCAGCGCTACAGCAGCTGACTGCCCTGTTGGGGCGGCGGCACGATGACTGGCGTACGTTCAAGGCCTACGGCGAACGCGCGTTGTTGATCAGCTTCGTCAATCCTCATGCAGTCCGCATGACGATCGACCGGCCTGGCTACGCCTCTGATCTGGCTGGCATGGATGTGCTGCTGCCCGATGGAAACCTGCTTGCAGCAAGTGCGAGCCGGCAACTTGGCCGCGTTATCGCCCGTGAGTCCTTCGATGGCAATTCCCTGGCCCCCGAAGTGTTTGCTTTCTGCCGCACGCATGCGCTCAAGGTTGCGCTCGTTGGGGGTGTGGATGGCGTCGCGGAACGAGCGGCGGCAGTCTTTGCAACAGAGTTTGACGTGGATGTCGCGTACGCGCGCTCCGGATTCTTCAATGGCGAGGGCGATGTCCATGCGTGCTACGACAGGCTGCGTGCGTTGAACGTGGATGTTGTGATCTGCGGCATGGGCGCGCCCCATCAGGAGCGTTTCCTTCTTGGCCTGAAGAACTCCGGATGGACGGGGCTAGGATTCACGTGCGGAGGTTATCTGGACCAGGCCCTCGATGGCGGGGTGAAGTACTATCCGGAATGGGTGAACCGGTTCAATCTGCGTGCTCCCTACCGGCTGTTCCGTGAGCCGGGCCGCCTCTGGCGGCGGTACCTTATCGAGTACCTTCCCTTTGTTGTTGCGGATCTTCGCCTGCGCATGGCGCGCGGCCCCGCATTGCCTGGGGCTGAGCCGTGA
- a CDS encoding YjbH domain-containing protein: protein MICRKTTRPTTLAFSMLALALSASLHAQEAPPVTASEWGGVGLLQTPTARMAADGDIAFTASHNSPYSRYNLTMQPFPWLEGAFRYINVSNIRYGSTDISGDQNYKDKSIDFKVRLWQETRWTPDLAFGVRDLGGTGFFSSEYLVASKNFGPVDASIGLATGYIGNRGDFSNPLGAIDDRFKDRRPIAGSNINDAGKFGASNMFKGPVGIFGGITYQTPWDALLLKVEYDGNDYKREPRRNNLNQSTPINVGLVYVPNRNIELAAAWERGDAAMFSLTFRGNPGQAASSAKPFDPAPVKLKQRVPTQPDALPQSAVANAQAQGTEVDWESVARQLRQNAGLRIEQISRRGSELYIDGYQANYYHNAKGMGRAARILGNEVGSEYDWYTFRTTRLGMPIIDASMKQDTFEAYLDGRATEDDLRRSTEVSVPADVEREVLYTQAKKPWGGGYSIGYRQNLGGPDGFILYQVAANFSGSVFFRPNVWLTGTVSADIINNYDKFRFDAPSNLPRVRTDLRQYSTTSDVMMPNLQLNVARRLGRDIYGMAYAGYLEWMYAGVGGELLYRPMGESWAVGGNLNYVRQRDYDQHFGLRDYSITTGHATLYYTFDAKERVVGSLSAGRYLAGDYGATINLARVFDNGMTMGAYATKTNVSAAEFGEGSFDKGIYFSIPLDTVLPRSTRSQATINWAPLIRDGGAMLNRKYPLYNLTGERDERFFYDNIKSAAD, encoded by the coding sequence GTGATCTGCCGTAAGACGACGCGTCCGACGACGCTTGCATTCTCGATGCTTGCGCTGGCCCTGTCGGCCAGCCTCCATGCACAGGAAGCACCACCCGTCACCGCGAGTGAATGGGGCGGCGTAGGACTGTTGCAGACGCCCACCGCACGGATGGCGGCTGATGGCGACATCGCCTTCACTGCTTCGCACAATTCACCGTACAGCCGCTACAACCTAACCATGCAGCCTTTTCCCTGGCTGGAGGGTGCGTTCCGCTACATCAACGTCTCCAACATCCGCTACGGCTCAACCGATATAAGCGGCGACCAGAACTACAAGGACAAGTCGATCGATTTCAAGGTCCGTCTCTGGCAGGAAACGCGCTGGACACCCGACCTTGCCTTCGGTGTGCGTGACCTTGGCGGCACCGGCTTCTTCTCCAGTGAGTATCTTGTCGCCAGCAAGAACTTTGGCCCGGTGGATGCCTCCATCGGCTTGGCCACCGGCTACATCGGCAACCGCGGGGACTTCTCAAACCCCCTTGGCGCGATTGATGATCGCTTCAAGGATCGCCGCCCCATCGCAGGCAGCAACATCAACGACGCCGGCAAGTTTGGTGCCAGCAACATGTTCAAGGGGCCGGTGGGCATCTTCGGCGGCATTACCTACCAAACCCCCTGGGATGCGCTCCTGCTCAAGGTGGAGTACGACGGTAATGACTACAAGCGCGAGCCCCGCAGGAACAACCTGAATCAGTCCACGCCCATCAACGTCGGCCTGGTCTATGTTCCGAACCGGAACATCGAACTGGCTGCCGCGTGGGAACGCGGCGATGCGGCCATGTTCTCGCTGACGTTCCGGGGCAATCCAGGGCAGGCCGCTTCGTCGGCGAAGCCATTCGACCCTGCGCCGGTCAAGCTGAAACAGCGCGTCCCGACACAGCCGGATGCGCTACCGCAGTCCGCGGTGGCAAATGCGCAGGCGCAAGGTACCGAAGTCGATTGGGAAAGCGTCGCCCGCCAACTGCGCCAGAATGCCGGTCTCCGCATCGAGCAGATCTCGCGTCGCGGCAGTGAACTGTACATCGACGGCTACCAGGCCAACTACTACCACAACGCAAAAGGCATGGGGCGCGCCGCACGCATCCTGGGCAACGAGGTGGGCAGCGAATACGACTGGTATACCTTCCGGACTACGCGACTGGGCATGCCGATCATCGATGCGTCGATGAAGCAAGACACCTTTGAAGCCTACCTGGACGGGCGTGCAACCGAAGATGATCTGCGCCGCAGCACCGAGGTTTCCGTGCCTGCCGATGTTGAACGCGAAGTCCTCTACACCCAAGCCAAGAAGCCGTGGGGCGGCGGTTACAGCATCGGCTACCGCCAGAACCTTGGCGGTCCCGACGGCTTCATCCTCTACCAGGTCGCAGCGAATTTCAGCGGCAGCGTGTTCTTCCGGCCCAATGTCTGGCTGACCGGCACCGTCAGCGCGGACATCATCAACAACTACGACAAGTTCCGCTTCGACGCGCCCAGCAACCTGCCGCGCGTACGCACCGACCTGCGCCAGTACTCCACGACGTCGGACGTGATGATGCCGAACCTGCAGCTCAATGTTGCACGCAGGCTCGGACGCGACATCTATGGCATGGCGTATGCAGGCTACCTGGAGTGGATGTACGCGGGCGTCGGCGGTGAGCTGCTCTACCGCCCCATGGGCGAAAGCTGGGCGGTGGGCGGCAATCTGAACTACGTGCGCCAGCGCGACTATGACCAGCATTTCGGACTGCGTGATTACAGCATCACCACCGGCCATGCCACGCTGTACTACACGTTCGACGCGAAGGAGCGTGTGGTCGGATCGCTCTCGGCCGGGCGCTATCTGGCCGGTGACTACGGCGCCACGATCAACCTGGCCCGTGTGTTCGACAATGGCATGACCATGGGCGCTTACGCGACCAAGACAAACGTGTCGGCGGCCGAATTTGGCGAGGGCAGCTTCGACAAGGGCATCTACTTCAGCATTCCGCTCGACACGGTACTGCCCCGTTCGACGCGCTCTCAGGCCACGATCAACTGGGCTCCGTTGATCCGCGACGGTGGCGCCATGCTCAATCGCAAGTACCCTCTGTACAACCTGACAGGCGAGCGGGACGAGCGGTTCTTCTACGACAACATCAAGTCGGCGGCCGACTGA
- a CDS encoding polysaccharide pyruvyl transferase family protein, producing the protein MTRRIGLLTLPLHSNYGGIVQVAALYAFLSEQGYQPILLRKEHHKAAWKLAAIAALKRIPGQNIANYRSQFLKLRKHAGFMQAFLPNQSGVSRTPSQLAAESARLGLDAVIVGSDQVWRLDYIDDGAYDAYFLSFLQNSSVRRISYAASFGTDQWADDGKVGQVTRLLGEFDSVSVREDSGVALCGQRFARKDAVHVLDPTLLVERAFHERVIQQLAPGNSAGGLYAYVLDRSAAKQGVIEAVQRAQQLATVTLAEPETDLAGYVNIGQWARRFRDADFVVTDSYHGMIFSIIFEKQFVAIGNAGRGLTRFKSLLAMLGLEDRLCDASVSPAFGAVELEPIDYQRVNQRVVELREHSKAFLLGALAKEPVS; encoded by the coding sequence ATGACTCGCCGAATCGGCCTGCTCACCCTCCCGCTGCATTCCAACTACGGCGGTATCGTCCAAGTTGCGGCGCTGTATGCATTCCTGAGCGAGCAGGGATACCAGCCTATTCTGCTGCGCAAGGAGCATCACAAGGCGGCGTGGAAGTTGGCTGCCATAGCCGCATTGAAGCGCATTCCGGGCCAGAACATAGCCAACTATCGCAGCCAATTCCTCAAGCTGCGCAAGCACGCCGGCTTCATGCAGGCGTTCTTGCCGAACCAGTCCGGGGTCAGTCGTACCCCATCGCAGCTCGCTGCGGAAAGCGCGCGACTTGGTCTGGATGCCGTCATTGTGGGAAGCGACCAGGTGTGGCGATTGGATTACATCGACGACGGGGCTTACGACGCCTATTTTCTGTCGTTCCTGCAGAATTCGTCTGTGCGACGGATTTCATATGCCGCTTCGTTTGGTACGGACCAATGGGCCGATGATGGAAAGGTGGGGCAGGTTACACGGCTGCTTGGGGAGTTTGATTCGGTGTCGGTCCGTGAAGATTCGGGCGTCGCGCTTTGCGGGCAACGCTTCGCAAGGAAAGATGCGGTGCATGTGCTGGACCCGACGCTGCTTGTCGAGCGGGCGTTCCATGAACGTGTGATCCAGCAGTTGGCACCGGGAAACAGCGCTGGGGGCTTGTACGCCTATGTGCTTGATCGATCCGCAGCGAAGCAGGGCGTCATCGAGGCCGTCCAGCGGGCGCAGCAGCTGGCTACGGTGACCCTTGCCGAACCGGAGACGGATCTGGCCGGGTACGTGAATATCGGTCAATGGGCGCGCCGATTCCGTGACGCCGATTTTGTCGTGACCGATTCGTACCATGGCATGATCTTCTCGATCATCTTCGAAAAGCAGTTCGTTGCCATCGGCAACGCCGGACGTGGACTTACGCGCTTCAAATCACTTCTGGCAATGCTCGGCCTTGAAGACAGGTTGTGCGACGCCTCGGTCAGCCCAGCCTTCGGGGCGGTTGAGCTTGAACCGATCGACTACCAGCGTGTGAATCAGCGTGTCGTGGAGCTTCGGGAGCACTCGAAGGCGTTTCTGCTTGGGGCGCTAGCAAAGGAGCCCGTATCGTGA
- a CDS encoding capsule biosynthesis GfcC family protein, which produces MQLRFLALATGLVWSCTTWTAMAQSASLIARVDGQVHAPGDYTLATGARVSSLLATARPGTQAYLPGAALFREHDRLEQVRLRAGIEHDLIDLQDHKRPEIAKVAEQLLQWIDARDATGRVPLATTDVRLMQVQPMADPVLAPGDKLHFPPRPTTITVMGAVGAACELPHQPERDARDYLRDCSITKAADPSDLFVIQPDMVVQRIGIALWNRADPQTVAPGGVIYVPLREREINKVDPSFNTDFAAFIATQALTP; this is translated from the coding sequence ATGCAGTTGCGTTTCCTTGCCCTGGCGACAGGGCTTGTGTGGTCGTGCACCACCTGGACGGCTATGGCACAATCCGCATCACTGATAGCCCGTGTCGACGGACAGGTCCATGCACCGGGCGACTACACGCTCGCTACAGGCGCGCGAGTTTCGAGCCTGCTTGCAACCGCGCGCCCTGGCACCCAGGCCTACCTGCCCGGTGCCGCTCTTTTCCGCGAACACGATCGCCTTGAACAGGTGCGTCTGCGTGCGGGTATCGAGCACGACCTCATCGACCTCCAGGACCACAAACGCCCGGAGATAGCGAAGGTCGCCGAACAACTCCTGCAGTGGATCGACGCGCGCGACGCCACGGGGCGCGTCCCTCTGGCAACCACGGATGTACGCCTGATGCAGGTCCAACCTATGGCAGACCCGGTGCTGGCGCCCGGTGACAAACTACACTTTCCGCCCCGTCCGACGACGATCACCGTTATGGGTGCCGTCGGCGCTGCCTGCGAGTTGCCGCACCAACCCGAACGCGATGCCCGCGACTATCTTCGGGATTGCTCCATCACGAAGGCGGCCGACCCCAGCGACCTGTTTGTCATCCAGCCGGACATGGTCGTCCAGCGGATCGGAATCGCGCTCTGGAACCGCGCCGACCCCCAGACGGTTGCACCGGGCGGGGTCATCTACGTGCCCCTGCGCGAGCGCGAGATCAACAAGGTCGACCCGTCATTCAACACCGATTTTGCTGCGTTCATCGCAACACAGGCTTTGACACCGTGA